The genomic window TCGGCCAGCGTTACTGCCTGCCAGAAGGGCAGCTCGGCAATGTTCGGCGCCATCTCGGCGGCGGTGCGGTACTCCGTCAGCGCCTCTTCGACCTGGTTCTTGCCCAGCAGGTCGTCGCCGCGGTTCATGTGGCCGTAGGCCCGCTCCAGGGTCAGCAGGCGCCGCAGCTCGACCAGCGGCTCCGGGTGATCCTCGACGCGCAGCTCCAGCTCCACGTGTTCCCACGGTTTGTCGCTGCGCACGTTATCGACCACCAGGATCGCCGCGCTCTGCTGACCGCGCAGGTCGCCGCCCTCGGCCTGGGCCGCGTCGAGGGCGGCCAGAAGGCGCTCGGCCAGATCCCCTCGCTCTGTCTGAAAGGCCACGGCCATCGCCGGCCAGACGCGGTTGTTGGCCATAATGTTGGCCTGCACCGAAAAGCCCTGCCCCACCTCGTGGCCCGCCTCGGCCATACACTGCACGCCAGTGTGCGCCGCCACGCGGCCCTGCGCATCGACCATCGCCACCTGGCGCATCGCCCGGCCTTCGTCCGCCGCCAGGAGCGAGGCCAGCACCTCGGGTGCCGGCTGGCCTGCGGCCATCGCGCTCAGGCCCAGCGGGCCGAAGGAAGGGTTGACCATGGCCTGAGTAGCCACGGCACCCACGCCCGGCTCGGCCCAGCACACCAGGCGGCCCACGTTGAACCAGTGGGATTGCACGGCCACGCCCAGGTGGCCCGTGGCCGGGTCGCGCGCGACGATGGAAAAGGTGCGGGCCAGCTCGGATGGACGAAAGGCGGGTGAGAACATGGGATACCTCCGTGCACGTGAGCTGGCTCCATTGTGCCCCGACAGAGGGAGCCTGTCAAGGCAGCGTGCTTTGACAGCCTGGGACGGCGCGGCTATTATCCATCCGACAATCAACTGACCGAAGGAGGAGCCCCATGCCCCACGCTGATACCCTCGCCGCCCTGACCCAGCAGTACCTGCGCGACCTGGTGCGCATCGACACCACCAACCCGCCGGGCAACGAAAAGGCCGCCGCGGACTATATCGCTGGCGTTCTGCGCGCCGCAGGTGTCCCGAGCAAGGTGCTCGAATCGGCGCCGGGCCGGGCCAGCGTGATCGCGCGGCTCAAGGGCGATGGCTCGTTGCGCCCCCTCCTGCTGCTATCGCACCTGGACGTGGTGCCGGCGGACCCGACCGAGTGGGACCAACCGCCTTTTGCCGCCAACGTGGTCGACGGCTATATGTTCGGCCGGGGCACGGTCGATACCAAGAACCTGACCGCGGTCGAGCTGGCGCTGATGGTCACGCTCCAGCGCGAGGGCCTGCCGCTCAAGCGCGACCTCATCCTCGCCGCCACGGCCGATGAAGAGGCGGGCGGCGAGATGGGCATGAACTGGCTGCTGGAGCATCACCCGGGTGAGCTGGAAGCCGAGTACTGCATCAACGAGGGCGGCGGCGACGGAGTGATGTTGGGCGGGCGGCGCTTTTACACCTGCCAGACCGGGGAAAAGGGCGTCTGCTGGATGAAGGTCACGGCCCACGGCACACCGGGACACGCCTCGATGCCCCGCGCCGACAATGCCGTGGTGCGCCTGTGCGCGGCTGTGGCCCGTGCCGGGACGGCCAAACTACCCCTG from Chloroflexi bacterium ADurb.Bin180 includes these protein-coding regions:
- the dapE_3 gene encoding putative succinyl-diaminopimelate desuccinylase, encoding MPHADTLAALTQQYLRDLVRIDTTNPPGNEKAAADYIAGVLRAAGVPSKVLESAPGRASVIARLKGDGSLRPLLLLSHLDVVPADPTEWDQPPFAANVVDGYMFGRGTVDTKNLTAVELALMVTLQREGLPLKRDLILAATADEEAGGEMGMNWLLEHHPGELEAEYCINEGGGDGVMLGGRRFYTCQTGEKGVCWMKVTAHGTPGHASMPRADNAVVRLCAAVARAGTAKLPLRKTDTVERLVEAAAALLPAPLAEALRGVLDPAREEEALQLMDGLPQIQALLRATLHDTISPTMLEAGSKANVIPGTATATLDGRIVPGQTPDAFLAEVQELLGPEVKAELLQRSTGYESEPGSPLFDLMAQVLREHDPGSVLAPFLVPGATDGRMLAARGVKVYGFCPLQDEPGWPALEMAHARNERISLANLHFSSAVLYDVVRRFCS